A genomic segment from Eisenibacter elegans DSM 3317 encodes:
- a CDS encoding alkaline phosphatase D family protein, which produces MKKISLFILALLISTELLYAQQALLQSGPMVGYATFKEVMLWVQTKEAAQVHVVYFNTQKPQERLQSAKHTTKAEQAFATHIPVAVTEGQQYQYELYINDQKVVLNHPLTFQSQTLWQHRKDPPAFRFVFGTCAYVNEPEVDRPGKPYGGEYGIFEQIRAKKPDFMLWGGDNVYLREVDWDTRSGILHRYTHTRSLPEAQALLGSVHHYAIWDDHDFGPDNSDASFWMKETTLEAFKLFWANPNYVDATYGTFFWNDAQFFLLDNRYFKTAPDSKTTEPTILGEAQFQWLVQALKYSKAPFKFVVMGGQFLNNSPNCLDAAWCENYLRHTAERQRIIDAIRDEGITGVIFLTGDRHHSELSVLTEGVNYPLYDLTSSPLTSGGAGERGRNEGNTLRVPDTYYGERNFAVLDISGERLDRRLNITLFDNQGKQLWQHQIKANELK; this is translated from the coding sequence ATGAAAAAAATAAGCTTATTTATCCTAGCACTGCTGATAAGCACAGAACTTTTGTATGCCCAACAAGCCCTGTTACAATCTGGACCAATGGTGGGTTATGCTACCTTCAAAGAAGTGATGCTGTGGGTGCAAACCAAGGAGGCTGCTCAAGTACACGTGGTGTATTTCAATACTCAAAAGCCTCAAGAACGCCTACAATCGGCCAAACACACCACCAAGGCCGAGCAGGCCTTTGCCACACACATCCCCGTTGCCGTTACAGAAGGCCAACAATATCAGTATGAGCTGTATATCAACGACCAAAAAGTAGTTCTTAACCACCCCCTGACTTTTCAGAGCCAAACCCTTTGGCAACATCGTAAAGACCCGCCGGCCTTTCGGTTTGTTTTTGGGACTTGCGCTTACGTCAACGAGCCCGAAGTAGACCGCCCCGGCAAACCTTATGGAGGCGAATACGGCATCTTTGAGCAAATACGCGCCAAAAAGCCTGATTTTATGCTCTGGGGTGGAGACAATGTCTACCTCCGCGAAGTCGATTGGGACACCCGCAGCGGCATCCTACACCGCTATACCCACACCCGCTCGCTACCCGAGGCGCAAGCTCTACTCGGTTCAGTACATCACTATGCCATTTGGGATGACCACGACTTCGGGCCTGACAACTCTGATGCAAGCTTTTGGATGAAAGAGACGACCCTAGAGGCTTTCAAGCTCTTCTGGGCCAACCCCAATTACGTAGATGCTACCTATGGTACGTTTTTCTGGAATGATGCGCAGTTTTTCTTGCTCGATAATCGTTACTTCAAAACTGCCCCTGACAGTAAAACCACCGAACCTACTATACTTGGCGAAGCTCAGTTCCAGTGGCTTGTCCAAGCGCTCAAATACAGCAAAGCCCCCTTTAAATTTGTAGTAATGGGAGGGCAATTCCTCAACAACAGTCCCAATTGTTTGGATGCGGCTTGGTGTGAAAACTACCTCCGACACACTGCCGAGCGCCAACGTATCATTGATGCTATCCGAGACGAAGGCATCACAGGAGTTATTTTCTTGACCGGCGACCGTCATCACAGCGAGCTGTCTGTACTCACCGAGGGGGTCAACTACCCTTTATATGACCTAACGTCCTCTCCTCTGACTTCGGGCGGCGCTGGTGAGCGTGGCCGCAACGAAGGCAATACCCTTCGTGTGCCCGACACCTACTACGGTGAGCGCAACTTTGCCGTCCTTGACATCAGTGGTGAGCGCCTCGACCGTAGGCTCAACATCACCCTCTTCGATAATCAGGGTAAGCAACTTTGGCAACATCAAATCAAAGCCAATGAGTTGAAGTAA